TATGGAAGTCTGTAATATCAACTCAGTCCGTCTTTATTGTTCCGGGAGCAAAGctgtttttgtcattgttcATGTAATGTAGCAATGTAGTGTCAAGATCAatttatataataaatacattttcaaacagtgtttaaaattttttttttttgggggggtcattttgtttttctgtaggCATccaacacacacgcgcacacacacacacacactagtgtCTTTAGATGGCAGATCAAGAAAAGGATATCATGAAGCAGTAAACAAATACAAAGACATTATATTTGTACTGCGCATTAGACAGCCCAGTGGGGGATCAGAGATGGGGTAAAACAGGGAAGAGTCACTGATAGAAACTCTCAACCTAGAGTGTAAGGGCCACTAGGTTGTGCTATTCACAGCATCTTGGCCGTCTCATAAACATCTGGAACAGGAGAGAACAACCACATAATGGACAGCCTCAAGGCACGATCCCATAAGCTTCCAGATGTAAGGGTGATGAAGACTGAAACAGATTGGTAAAAGAGGAAGTGAGGTTGAAAATTGACTAATAGGGAAGTGTTTTgtcatcagaaaaaaaaatgcgATCGCAGATGTTACAATACTTCCCGAAAACTGCGTCAGACACACCCCTTGACCTGTCCTCATTTTTGACTCCCATCCTTCCCAGTGTTGCGGATGGGTTCTTAGGGATTTTCAGGAATGCTTAACATAAAATGTTCAAAGTTCTCTCTCAGACAGACCCTCAGTAAAGCTGAACACATTTGGTCGGGGCTGTCTCCAGACGAGAAGCCCCCACCCACTTATGGTGCTAATAGAGGCCAATAGAGGTGTGAAATGGCTGGATGGCAAGACGAATTTAAATGTAGTGATGTGATGTTGTATTGATGCATACATGGGAATGGGTGTGAGGTTCCTGTCTGTTTTGTCGGGCCAGGTGTGTGTCATGTGAATTTGACACTTTGGAAGTTTGTGAGATTGCCTGTGTGTGGATTCATTTACATGTCAAGAGAGGTGTATGTTAATGGGGATTTCTTTAACAAGTCTACTGGCTGTCAAAATCATTCAGGTAGATCATTATctagtattttgttttattattattatgttttatatttcctgttttctttgtaaagcacattgaattgcttcaatgtttttattttatttttattatttttctattttcttattctgtctTATTATTACGTTTTATTcagttatgttttattttgtttttattctatttctattacTCTATGTTTTACCaatcattaaattatttttctgtataaacgttctggtgctatcagtgcttctatgtatgaattgtgctatataaataaacttgcttgcttgctatttCCACAATATTATGTTAGTCACATCCACTGGACCTTTTCACCAGACTTCTGATGTGTTTGGTGTGCTGCGTTAGTGTTGTTGCTGAACAGGAACTAGCTGATGTTTAACATTATTTAACACTGGCCAGCAGGTATTATGTCCTACACACAGAGATGTGTAGGAAGGTAGACgactgttgtgtgtctgtgcgcagGGCCGCGGCTAATGCAGGGAAAGGGGGATTTGAATCGCAGGGCCCACTGATCATAATAACCTCAGTGTCTTCTAAAAGTGAGGGGGTCCAGGCATGTATCTTTGAGAGGGGCCCAGGATTCATAGGCACGGCCCTGTCTGTGTTTTCAAGTACTGAGTTTACTTTCTGTGTCTGACTCACTGAGGTGgttgatgcgatgcgatgccaTGCCTTTCCTTGTACTTGTACTTGGCCCACTAGAAATTAGGTGTTTAATCATGTTGAAGGACGAATTAAAATATATGTGAAGCGGAAGTCTGCAAGTTCGCCTGCATGTATGGGTCCGGGTGAAATGTCTGTGGAGGAAGCTAAACTGTTAGCAACAGCACGTTGACGTCGGTCATATAATGACCCATGGTTACCTTTCAATCACTTTGTAACAATGGGGTCAATATTAACGATTCATAGTAATTCATAGTAAATCATGGTAATTTAACTTGAAGTTGCTCAGTTGGTCTATGTGAGAAAATATGTAGTACTACAGGGAGTCATTCTACTGTCTACATTgtcatgtaaaatacattttcaatataataaatatattgttcttTCCTTAGTTTAAAACAGGTGGATGAAACCAGAAGTAATCAGGAAAGACACGAGACTCCATGGAGTGAAATGAAGCATAATGCTCTTCTAATTAACTATCTTCAACACTGGGGACGAATTCAAGCAGCACCTATACATAATCAATGCTTGACGATTAGTTTATTAAAGGCTTGGGCAGAAAAACTAATTCGCACGGCTTGCCTGGTAACTTGTAAGCAACTTGTTTACTTCTTTCCTGACAACCGGTTTAAGGCAGACCCGCCTCTTTGTGTCAGACAGACCAGCATGCTTCCGTGTTTGACAGAAAGGTTGACCAATCACCATTCAGTCACAGTCAAGGGTGGTTGAGTGGAGCCTTTACTGTAAGTACTGTACGGTGCTCATCAATGGTGCGTGGATGTCGTTGTGGAATATAGATTTTATAGCTAGCCAGCAACATTTTGTATGAAATACCTATAATATTATTTAGGTTATCTCGTCCTATGATTTGTTTGCCGGTATCACGGGAGACAAAGAAATATGTCAAATGACGCCCGGTGATGGTGCGTATCGCTGTCATTTCCAGTGGATGTTTTGGTCGAGGGTTTTTAGAGCTAATTTAACCATCATCATTATTCTACGACAGCTACAATAACAGCTTTTCGCTATGAGGTTGTTCGCGTATTTATGGAAAAACACCAATACGAAGATCGAATATTATTCTAGATTTTCAccgtctcctctctccatcaaGCAATTTTTGGAATTTGGTAAGTAGAATAAGCTAGCTTAAATTACACTGTGAGTTGCCAATGCTAATGTGTTTTGATTCTATTATAGTGTTTATTATTCTGTAATATATGCGTGTCTAGTTTGCCAGTGgtatctgcctgcctgccaaTCAAATCAAGTGAAGAAGATGTGGCGTTTTTTTGTTCCTGAATATATCAACGTGTTTTATAGTCGGTTTAGGCCCACTCCACTCAGAACAATTAGAATAATTCGTGTGATTTGTTAAGGGATAGTTTTGGGTCAGATTGCAGAACAATAGTTCGGCTCACCGCGCGTCCTGTCCGACCACCTGAATGCTGAGTAGGCCTATTGCCGAGTTAATAACAAGCGCCGCTTGCTATGTGACTTCTGCCGAATCATCAGTTTCTGACCCCTAAGAAACAATGGAGCTTATTAAGTGAAAAACATTTTCCTGTATATTTTCAGCGAAGGGACAACAGTCATTCTTTTCTCATCCATATTTTCTCTCTGTCGCTTTCACTTACAGATAGATAAGCTACCAAATCACATACAGATAGGCTATTCTCTGACTGTGTAAAGTGTTATTTATTAACTTACTGTTCAACAGGCCTAAAGACTCATGGCTTGATGATTCACGAGAGCTGTGTCCATAATCACGCTTTTGTGTTTGGGCCCGGTAAACCAGAGACTGCTCTGGAGCACCGCATGCTAATTCAACCATTGTAACTTCACACTATGGTGTGTGTTGCTTGCGTGCGCGCGCGAAAGGCTTGCCTGGAAAGCTGTCTGCTTATTTTCTCAGAGTATGCTCCCTCTAGGCCCGATTTTCTTGTAAATGTGCATCAGCTCGACCCCACCTCGGAAGTGGCATTACGCACCTTGGCCACCTCTCTCTTCCCACAGGTTTAAACAAATATTAGGTCCACCTTATGTCTCAGAACGCCGTTTGGTTTTTTAATGTGCCCTTCACTCGGTTAATGAACACCCCTGCCCCGTCACCCCCAGGTCGGGACAATGCGTGCGAGAAGACGTCCTACATGTTCCTCAGGAAGGAGCTGCCGGTGAGGCTGGCCAACACCATGAGGGAGGTCAACCTGCTGCCGGACAACCTGCTGAGTCAGCCCTCGATCCGATTGGTGCAGAAATGGTGAGCTGCGGACCCGGGCAGGTCTGTTTGTGCCATCATGTCTTTGTCACACGAAGACGTGACAACGAGCAGTGAGTTGGCAAGGTCCCTAACCAGGCTGGTGAGACATGAGACGTTGTGAAACATACTTTACACACCcgaaatgcattcaatgaactgtgtgtgtgtgcgtgtttcccGGCAGGTACATGCAGAGCTTTGTGGAGCTGTTGGGATACGAGAACAAAAAACCGGAGGACCCTCAAGCCCTTAATGAGTGAGTACGGACGGAAAGAAATGTCTACACGTTTTATTTCCCGTTGGTTCGGGGGCTTCTGCGTCATCACTCAGCAGATATTGAACTTGACAGCAAAAGCTATTATcaatatgtaaatacattagAAGAGGGATGGGGTTGGGTGAAAGGGGGAAACTGGGGGTTTCTGACTGCCTGCGTCCTTGCCTTGTCCTGTGTCCTGAGGATAAGCTCCTGTCATAAACGCTGTTTTCCAGCCAACAGGAGTGAAGCGCGCTGGTGCACAGTACATCCTCATGTTTATACCACATTAATGGCCCCTGTGTTAAGCCAGACTGTCAGACCAGAGGGTTTAGATACGGTCCGCTGAACAGAACCACTGCTAGCTACTGTCAATCGACAGACATAACTTTTTGTTACCCCCCCCCGACTCCGCCAGTTTCCTGGAGTTGTTGATAGAGATCCGTAATCGTCATAACGACGTGGTCCCCACCATGGCCCAGGGGGTCATCGAGTACAAGGAGAAGTTCGGCTTCGACCCCTTCATCAGCAGCAACATACAGTACTTCCTGGATCGCTTCTACACCAACCGTATCTCCTTCCGAATGCTCATCAATCAGCACAGtgagtcagacacacacacacacacacacacacacacacgtacacacacacacacacacacgtacacacacacacacacatacaccgacacacacacctacacacgcgcatagacacacacacacctacacaagaggtgcgcacacacacacctacacacacctacacacacacctgcacacacatacacacgcgcacagacacacacacacacacatacacacgcgcacagacgcatacaaacacacgcacagacacacacgcatgcacagacacacacgcacagacacacacacacacacacagagacacacacacacacatacacacgcgcacagacgcatacaaacacacacacagacgcacacacacagatagacacacacacaaacacacacgcacagacagacagacaagcacacaACCAGACATCTACACTGACACACGTCACCGTAAAACGCCAAACCTGTCAGATGACGTCTAACGTGTCCGTCCTCAGCTCTCCTGTTCGGCAACGACACCAACCCGGCACACCCCAAACACATCGGCAGCATTGACCCCACCTGCAACGTGGCTGAGGTTGTCAAAGGTAACAGCCCGCGCTGCGTTCCCCAACGGCAGCTCCCACGCAACCACCACCGCAGACCTGTGACACAGAACAATGGCCCGGTGTCTCCCTTTCGTTACCTTTTGTTGTTCCTTTCTATCCTCACGCTTGTATGTTGGTGGCATGGCGCGCATCGAGGCTGCCTGTGGTCTGACTGTTCATTCCGGTTTCAGATGCCTATGAGACGGCCAAGATGCTGTGTGAACAGTACTACCTGGCGGCCCCTGCACTCGAGATCCAGGAGTTCAACAGTAAGACGTCTTCCCTGTTTTACCCCATCTCTGATACCTCTCTGGGCGGtttaatgtacagtacacacaaacagaacctTTTAATATTCTTCTCAGTAAGTCTTCCCTGTTTTACCCCATCTCTGATACCTCTCTGGGCGGtttaatgtacagtacacacaaacagaacctTTTAATATTCTTCTCAGTAAGTCTTCCCTGTTTTACCCCATCTCTGATACCTCTCTGGGCGGTctaatgtacagtacacacaaacagaacctCTTCACACTCCTTCATGGTGTTGTGAAATCTTTCTCTCGCTCTGCTGTCTATACACAGACTTTATTTATGTACTGTTGGAACGTGTTTAATCCGTCTTTCTCTGGAGGGCACTAGGGTTTTTTGGGTGTATTTGTGATAACTTATGAATATGGTGCAGgtcatttactgtatatttttcattGATGTCTATGTTTTTAACGGTGTAGTACattaagttattattattttctgtgacCCATCCTAACATTCTGTCCTTGGGCTAGGCCCCATAGAAGAGTAGAAAAGCCAAGAAACACACTAATTTACTCGTACAGGTCTAACTACTCTCCTCATACAGGTCTAACTACTCTGCTCATACAGGTCAAACTACTCTCCTCGTACAGGTCAAACTCCTCTCCTCATACAGGTCAAACTACTCTCCTTACAGAGGTCAAACTACTCCTCACAGAGGTCAAACTACTCTCCTCACAGAGGTCAAACTACTCCTCACAGAGGTCAAACTACTCTCCTCACAGAGGTCAAACTACTCTCCTCACAGAGGTCAAACTACTCTCCTCACAGAGGTCAAACTACTCTCCTCATACAGGTCAAACTACTTTCATACAGGTCAAACTACTCTCCTCATAAAGGTCAAACTACTTTCCTCATACAGGTCAAACTATTCTCCTCATACAGGTCAAATTACTCTTCTCATACAGGTCAAATTACTTTCATACAGGTCAAACTACTCTCCTCATACAGGTCAAACTACTCTGCTCATACAGGTCAAATTATTCTCCTCATACAGGTCAAATTACTCTTCTCATACAGGTCAAATTACTTTCATACAGGTCAAATTACTTTCATACAGGTCAAACTACTTTCATACAGGTCAAACTACTCTTCTCATAAAGGTCAAACTACTTTCCTCATACAGGTCAAACTATTCTCCTCATACAGGTCAAACTACTCTTCTCATACAGGTCAAATTACTTTCATACAGGTCAAACTACTCTCCTCATACAGGTCAAACTACTCTACTCTAAGAGctaatgttttcatttccacAGAAACCAAAAGCGGGAAAAATAAGTGAAATTCTAAGGGCTTAATGGGACTGTGGTTGCTGAGGATTTAATCCTGCTGTGATTACAATGCAGAGAATGTCTCTTTATAACTCCAAGCTCTGTTGTGATTGTAACATTCAGAACGGTACTCATtctgagggaaagaggaagagaagtaGAGACATGTGTCATTCTCTCCCTGTGTTCCAGTGAAACAAGACAAACACAAGTCAATACAGGCTGTCTATGTTCCCTCTCACCTCTTCCACATGctgtttgaactttttaaggTGAGCCatttacacccacacacacgcacacacccacacacacacacacacaagcacacatgcaCTATCATCTCATTGTAGGCTAactgtgtgcgcgtctgtgtgtgtccatgtgtgtccgtgtgtgtctgtgtctgtgtgtgtgtagaactCTATGCGGGCCACAGTGGAGCACCATGAGAACAGTAAGATCTTACCACCGGTCAAGGCCAAAGTCACGCTTGGCAAAGAAGACCTGTCCATCAAGgtaacacacccagacacacacacagacacaaacacacagacacacagacacatgcatgcacagacacacacagacacatgcatgcacagacacacacacagacacatacatgcacagacacacacacagacacacacatacacacacagacacacacacaaaaacacacacacacacacagacacacaaatacgcacgtacacacagacagacacagacacatgcatgcacatacacacatacagtggggcaagaAGTATTTAGTGAGCCACCAATtttgcaagttctcccacttaaaaagatgagagaggcctgtaattttaggtaggtacacttcaactatgagagacaaaattagaaaaaaaatccagaaagtcacattgtaggatttttaatgaatttattggtaaattcctctgtaaaataagtatttggtcacctacaaacaagcaagatttctggctctcacagacctgtaacttgctcctctgtcctccactcattacctgtattaatggcacctgtttgaacttgttatcagtataaaagacacctgtccacaacctcaaacagtcagactccaaactccactatggccaagaccacagAGCTGTcaagacctgcaccaggctgggaagactgaatctgcaataggtaagcagcttggtgtgaagaaatcaactgtaggagcaattataagaaaatggaagacatacaagaccactgataatctccttcgatccggggctccacgcaagatctcaacCCGTGggatcaaaatgatcacaagaactgtgagcaaaaatcccagaaccacacagggggacctagtgaatgacctgcagagagctgggaccaaagtaacaaaggctaccatcagtaacacactacgccgccagagactcaaatcctgcagtgccagacatgtccccctgcttaagccagtacatgtccaggcccatctgaggtttgctagagagcatttggatggtccagaagaggattggtaGGAATGTCATTTTGGTAGAAattcaactcgtcgtgtttggaggagaaagaatgctgagttgcatccaaagaacaccatacataCTGTGAAGCAtcggggtggaaacatcatgctttggggctgtttttctgtaaagggaccaggacgactgatctgtgtaaaggaaagaatgaatggggtcatgtatcatgatattttgagtgaaaacctccttccatcagcaagggcattgaagatgaaacgtggctgggtctttcagcatgacaatgatcccaaacacaccgcccgggcaacgaaggagtggcttcgtaagaagcatttcaaggtcctggagtggcctagccaatcaccagatctcaaccccatagaaaatctttggagggagttgaaagtctgtgttgcccagtgatatatattgggcatgaaaagtagctgaattacacaatgtatgagagtattaatgatctctgtacgaaggacactaggtaggaaatgtgatgccccatttctgaaggtttccacacatcctgtccatacctcctgataggagttttccatctgactgtcatagactctatgaatagacccatggaccgtaggttggcacataccattgtgaggacacctgtctgtacctgatgatatgcatgtattttagttctattctcttgttagaggagtggttcgttatcttgtgctatatgaggtaccgtatcacaagcagttggtatctactactgaggggccccacacaacctgataagctgtggagccaagaggggacactattaggccatgtaaggttaggatgtagaatacacATATGTGAttgaagacagccagatattggag
The Esox lucius isolate fEsoLuc1 chromosome 21, fEsoLuc1.pri, whole genome shotgun sequence DNA segment above includes these coding regions:
- the LOC105019627 gene encoding pyruvate dehydrogenase (acetyl-transferring) kinase isozyme 3, mitochondrial — translated: MRLFAYLWKNTNTKIEYYSRFSPSPLSIKQFLEFGRDNACEKTSYMFLRKELPVRLANTMREVNLLPDNLLSQPSIRLVQKWYMQSFVELLGYENKKPEDPQALNDFLELLIEIRNRHNDVVPTMAQGVIEYKEKFGFDPFISSNIQYFLDRFYTNRISFRMLINQHTLLFGNDTNPAHPKHIGSIDPTCNVAEVVKDAYETAKMLCEQYYLAAPALEIQEFNMKQDKHKSIQAVYVPSHLFHMLFELFKNSMRATVEHHENSKILPPVKAKVTLGKEDLSIKISDRGGGVPLRKIDRLFNYMYSTAPTPSLEPSSTVPLAGFGYGLPISRLYARYFQGDLKLYSMEGVGTDAVIYLKALSSESFERLPVFNKSAWRHYQTSPEADDWSNPSKEPRDTSKSSYKAKR